The window ACTAACGTCTCACTGATACTCATGAACGATAAGATGAGCGTGCTCGtctcacaccacacacacacacacacaacagatctCCACACCCTGTGCTCGCTGCCTGCCATGCTCTGCCTGCTTTGATGCTGGGTGTGATTTCCACTGAAAGAGGGCTGCGAAGTGGTTATAGGTGATGCAGGTAGCAGAAAGGCGTGCTTCTTTGAAGAATCTGTCCCTCATTATGcatcatccatccatgcatCTATCCTGATATCACAAGTGTTAGTGGAACAGTAGCTGCCTTTGTTTCAGCAAGAATGACGAAACAGTCTTCCTGATAACTTGATACCTGGATGGGAAGTTTTACTGTAAGACACGGAGAGATGATGCTCTGATGACTTCTGTACCTGGACTCTAATATTAATGTCAACAAGCTCCAATGACTGTGGTTTTTAGGTGTAGAAACATATTGAAACCAAGCCCCACTTTTTGTCTGACATGTCCCAATTACCttggattacacaaaaactactgaacaaatttccaccaaacttggatggaggatggtctcggcccagaatcGACCCCATTAATTTTTGCTGGGGATCGAGGATTGTTTTTCTCACTCCCTCTTTAGGGCATTTTCGACATTTTTGGTaacttctcagggaataatgcatggatcttgaaggcgtatttaggtggctggtatttaTGAGCGAGTACAAAAGGCGaatgttgggccttggtggaggtatgtgctctactgagtgtcattcAAGTGTCCATAAAGGGCACGTGAATTATGAGACAACCTTCCTGAAAACCTTCACCACACAAAAGCTCTTTTTATTATCAGTAGTCTCGCTAAGGTTCCTACACCTTATCCAGAGTCAAATTAAAGCTTTTTTCAACAGTTTGCTAGGAGAACTTGTgccaaaaacaaccaaaagaatGTTTCTAGACAGGGTGAGTATGAAAaactgtaatctgaaaagtaactagtagtaattaaagctgtcagaaaaatgtagtggagtaaaaagtactatgttttcctctgagatgtagtgaagtagaagtgtAAATTTGCATAacatagaaatactcaagtacctcaaatttgtacaaTGCTTGAGTAAAATTGAGATGGCAACAAGGTACATATGGCTCACCTGTGAAACTGTCTGGAATTTATTGCCCCTATTATTgtgattttacatttaatgaCCATATGAAACTTCAGGGACACGACTGTTACGTGTGATGGGGAAGAAAAGGTCAGGatgtcaacattttaaaggGTAGAGCCATCTAGGAAATGTCCAAACCATCACTGACTATTAGatttttcctccatctctcgCTCCTTTGCTGCTTCACATTCTTTCCGTGTGTTTTTAGGAAAATCAACAAAGATCACTTGACTCCTTCATTGTTTAAATATATTGGAAACCCCCGATGTTCTCCGATTGTTCAGCATTGCTCCCATCTGGAGAACAAACCACACTCTCATGGGATATGAAAATCACTTAATTGTTTCCTCTCTTCatgccctctccctctcttcctcatcAGCTCTCCATTAATGTACAACTCTGTCACTTTTCTTACAGAACTTGTACGTAGAATTGAGGGAAAACAAGTCCGACCGTGACCCCAAAGGTGAGAAGAGAATTTCATGCGTCACACTGACATTGCACACTTTCTTTGTATTATAACAACATCAATTATTATTGCGTAGAGTTTGTGCATTAAAGAAGCTTGAAAAGTTATCTCCGTTGCTTCcagggaaaagaaaacattgaaaTGAGAAGcatctgttttatatttgtgaGGGAAAGCTTCGACATTTGGATTTAACAGCTTTTAGTTTCCTCTCTGccaaacatttattaaaaacatgagCTGATGACAAGTAATACATTCATTACAAAGacagcatgtaaacacaatAATTCTAGTTAGGCTACCGTCAAACTGTGAGTCTATTGGATGTTGATAATCACAGtccagctctgtgtgttttttagtgGCTCTGCCACCAAAGAAAGCACCTGATAGAGGCAACAGCATCCACTTCAGGACAAAGAAGAGGAACAGCCATGTTGGTGTGAGTATATCTCTGACTAATGAACCTTGCGTCGAACATGTGCaaatcatttttgtcatttccaAACAACTTGAAGCACCAGATGGGCGGGACTCTAATGTGCCGGAATAATTATAGTGCAGATTACTtgtagttgtgtttgtgttttttttaaagctctttttttttcttttaaagttcAAGCATGCAACATCACACATCTACGTAAGCCCTGATAGGcaagtgaggaaaaaacatcctggtgatccattttaatttttccccccatttttttttaaatgaaaaaatagcagtgcataaaaataaacaaaatgcaaacagtccttcttatttattgtaaaaatcACTTGCCAAAATTTgataaatcaaaacaacaacaacaacaataagaagaacaacaaaactTAGAATAATGATCCtggcaaacttttttttattgtgtaaaaCTTTTTTGCACCTGTTTTCACAAAtgattacaaaaacacacaaaaattaaaaatggatcCCCAGAATTTTTTCCCACTTGCCTTGTGTGGCTTCTGTCCACATCTGATACTAATcaacaatgtatttttaaaattacacACAGTGGTTCAACTCAGACGCcacataaattaaattaaactttaattctACCCTATGAACTACAGAACTGCAGCTTAAGTTTTATTACAGCTGTAATAAGTCTGTTTTCCTGACTGTATGTGCTCATCCAGGTCACAGAGTGTAACGTGGTGCTTGATGAGGACACTCAGCAGGAGTGGGTCTTCACTCTGTACAACTTTGACAACAGTGGCAAGGTCACCAAAGAGGTAGGCTTCTTTTAAACATTAGTTTAAATTAAGTACAGCTTTAAATAGTGTgctatgtgtatatatatgtatatgtttatgtgtacgtgtgtgttctGCAGGACATGTGCAGTCTGATACACTCCATTTATGAAGTTTTAGAGGCATCAGTAAAGCAGCCTTATGGTGGCACCAAACCCCTGAAGATAAAGCTGGTTGTAACTCCGTCAGCTGACCCAGAGAAGACCTCGCAAAAAGGTAAATGTTCATTTGTATTATCAGTCCCTCAACAGTGGGATTTTACTTAACATCTAATCTGTCGTTGCTGTGATGATAATGATCCTCTCTTATTGaaaactgcagcagagaaggagcAGAGTGCATCTCAGGAGCCAGGAACACCTGAAACAAGACTTTATTGTGCGGATGAAAACATAGAGCGCAGAAACCACTACCTGGATCTCGCTGGCATTGAAAACTTTAGCTCCAAGTTTGACAGTACAGGTATAGAAATTTCTCGATTTATTTTCTATAACATTAAAGGTTTTTCCTTTGAAAATACATTAAGATCTaagttgtttttattccttttttacAGAATCTCCCTCTCAGGAGCCCAGACAGGATGCTCACTCTGCTCTTCAGCACCATCCTATGGTGATTAGAGAGAGCTGCATCTCCCCTGAGTCTCCCAGAGGCCTGCCTGCCCCtcattcactgaaaacaaaggtCATCTCGGTGGGAAAAGACAGGAACGGAGGAGAGGGAAAGTACTTCAGGCTACATAGCCAACACCCTGCTTCATGGTACCACCCTTGCCAGCATACACCACAGCGGACTCACAGTAAAAGACTTCGCTCCAGGGCACAAGACAGTAGACCCACACCGGGTGGAGATAGGGAGATATTTTCCCACCTGCAGCCCTCATGTGGAGCCTTGGCCTCTACCACCAAGAGACATGAGCACCATCACCACCACgagcaccatcatcatcaccaccatcactaCCACCCTTCATAAATGCAATTTAAACAcatgtgagacaggtgagaaGAGTTGGTGTTGGTGTAGCGGGTCCTTGAATCACCTTATTTATATTCTAAAGTCATTGTTATCTAATGTCAATACaagataataaaatattacCGACTCTAGATCCAGGAAGGCCAGTTCAATGTTAGCTGAATGCTGCTTTTATAGCCATTTAGATTAACAGGTTCCATTGACGTAGATTGCCACCTTGTAGAGATACAGGCCTGTATT is drawn from Pagrus major chromosome 3, Pma_NU_1.0 and contains these coding sequences:
- the LOC140994047 gene encoding protein naked cuticle homolog 2-like isoform X2, which encodes MGKFQSKLASKRRQNPEGGSLASNVLSCQKEPEQIHIHKTKLTENLYVELRENKSDRDPKVALPPKKAPDRGNSIHFRTKKRNSHVGVTECNVVLDEDTQQEWVFTLYNFDNSGKVTKEDMCSLIHSIYEVLEASVKQPYGGTKPLKIKLVVTPSADPEKTSQKAEKEQSASQEPGTPETRLYCADENIERRNHYLDLAGIENFSSKFDSTESPSQEPRQDAHSALQHHPMVIRESCISPESPRGLPAPHSLKTKVISVGKDRNGGEGKYFRLHSQHPASWYHPCQHTPQRTHSKRLRSRAQDSRPTPGGDREIFSHLQPSCGALASTTKRHEHHHHHEHHHHHHHHYHPS
- the LOC140994047 gene encoding protein naked cuticle homolog 2-like isoform X1 translates to MGKFQSKLASKRRQNPEGKHTDAGQTKHLLCTCVCVCVLVCFLIIAGGSLASNVLSCQKEPEQIHIHKTKLTENLYVELRENKSDRDPKVALPPKKAPDRGNSIHFRTKKRNSHVGVTECNVVLDEDTQQEWVFTLYNFDNSGKVTKEDMCSLIHSIYEVLEASVKQPYGGTKPLKIKLVVTPSADPEKTSQKAEKEQSASQEPGTPETRLYCADENIERRNHYLDLAGIENFSSKFDSTESPSQEPRQDAHSALQHHPMVIRESCISPESPRGLPAPHSLKTKVISVGKDRNGGEGKYFRLHSQHPASWYHPCQHTPQRTHSKRLRSRAQDSRPTPGGDREIFSHLQPSCGALASTTKRHEHHHHHEHHHHHHHHYHPS